The Sesamum indicum cultivar Zhongzhi No. 13 linkage group LG1, S_indicum_v1.0, whole genome shotgun sequence genome includes a window with the following:
- the LOC105155462 gene encoding NADH dehydrogenase (ubiquinone) complex I, assembly factor 6 — translation MSGASTSSGVRTAFSYCVQQVRSYDYHHYLCLLELPPNMRKSAFALRAFNVETARAMDIASDPRIGLMRLLWWQEAIDKIFSKRLIEHPVAQALASVISEHKVSKSWLKRSVEARINDAKREVSDIPETVEELERYAEDTMSTILYSTLQAGGIRSTAADHAASHIGKASGLVLLLKSLPYHASRNRHFPYIPVEVAEKHGLLVKDRGGQPEIRIDSREGLCNAVFEMASVANSHLEKARALAETVPAEAHPVLLPALPTQVILDTLSRVQFDVFDPRLTRGILGVLPLWFQMKLKWYSWRRKY, via the coding sequence ATGAGTGGTGCTTCCACATCTAGTGGTGTACGAACAGCTTTCTCATATTGTGTCCAACAAGTACGAAGTTATGATTATCACCACTATCTTTGCCTTCTTGAACTTCCACCAAACATGCGGAAATCTGCTTTTGCTCTCCGAGCTTTTAATGTTGAAACGGCAAGAGCTATGGATATTGCTTCTGATCCTAGAATTGGTCTCATGCGACTGCTTTGGTGGCAAGAAGCGATTGACAAGATCTTTTCCAAAAGGTTAATCGAGCATCCAGTAGCCCAGGCACTTGCTTCTGTAATATCTGAGCATAAAGTCAGCAAGAGTTGGCTGAAACGCTCTGTCGAGGCGCGGATCAATGATGCCAAAAGAGAGGTTAGTGATATTCCAGAAACTGTGGAAGAGTTGGAGCGATATGCCGAGGACACCATGTCAACCATTTTGTATTCAACACTTCAGGCTGGTGGTATTAGGTCTACTGCAGCGGACCATGCAGCGTCCCATATTGGGAAGGCAAGCGGCCTTGTGTTGCTTCTTAAGTCTCTTCCCTACCACGCCAGCCGAAACCGGCATTTTCCTTATATACCCGTTGAAGTGGCAGAAAAACATGGGCTGCTGGTAAAAGACCGGGGTGGACAACCTGAAATTCGTATCGACTCCCGTGAGGGGCTATGCAATGCTGTTTTTGAGATGGCATCTGTTGCCAATTCACATTTGGAGAAAGCCCGTGCACTGGCTGAAACGGTGCCTGCTGAGGCTCATCCAGTCCTGCTGCCAGCTTTACCGACACAGGTTATCCTGGACACCTTGAGTCGGGTGCAATTTGATGTCTTTGATCCAAGACTCACACGCGGCATATTAGGGGTTCTTCCTTTATGGTTTCAGATGAAACTGAAGTGGTATTCATGGAGACGGAAATACTGA